One region of Camelina sativa cultivar DH55 chromosome 6, Cs, whole genome shotgun sequence genomic DNA includes:
- the LOC104793204 gene encoding peroxisomal membrane protein 2-like yields MDALGGCGGAGGFWGWNGFDQRRKKKPSGDRGKQRNSGSSDSVDVSRNAGGYRFPLKQAVTAGALTFTGDTIAQLSGRWKKRTALKQSSSELDEGELWNIFSEHDWIRALRMSSYGFLLYGPGSYAWYQFLDHSLPKPTATNLVLKVLLNQVILGPSVIAVIFAWNNLWLGKLSELGNKYQKDALPTLLYGFRFWVPVSILNFWVVPLQARVAFMSMGSVFWNFYLSSTMSK; encoded by the exons ATGGACGCATTGGGAGGTTGCGGCGGCGCTGGtggtttttggggatggaaTGGATTCGATCAacggagaaagaagaaaccttcCGGCGATAGAGGCAAGCAAAGGAATTCTGGATCTTCGGATTCCGTCGACGTGAGCAGAAACGCCGGCGGTTATCGGTTTCCTTTGAAGCAAGCTGTGACGGCCGGCGCACTCACTTTCACCGGTGACACGATTGCTCAGCTATCTGGGAGATGGAAAAAGAGAACCGCTCTTAAACAATCATCTTCTGAGCTTGACGAG GGGGAGTTGTGGAACATTTTCTCAGAACATGACTGGATTCGTGCACTGCGGATGAGTTCTTACGGGTTTCTCTTATATGGCCCTGGCTCGTATGCATGGTATCAATTCCTTGATCATTCTTTGCCTAAACCAACTGCCACAAATCTAGTGCTTAAG GTTCTGCTTAACCAAGTGATACTCGGTCCATCTGTGATTGCTGTTATATTTGCTTGGAACAACTTGTGGCTGGGAAAGCTCTCTGAGCTGGGAAACAAGTATCAGAAAGATGCTCTTCCAACGCTTCTTTATG GATTTCGCTTCTGGGTTCCCGTTAGCATACTTAACTTTTG GGTAGTTCCGCTTCAAGCTCGTGTAGCTTTCATGTCCATGGGGTCGGTGTTTTGGAACTTCTACTTATCTTCAACCATGAGCAAGTAG
- the LOC104793205 gene encoding transcription elongation factor B polypeptide 3 yields MLFEGHTRKPPSLVDLCVRKAIDNVKYIGYVGGVDLHLLEQIMQHCTLEQLKHIEDSTQDTDLSPVTDNFWKGFYEKHFGEEALNDTMEGMKRNKVNFKWRDLYEAKVISVQEKEKEVVDRLKQRYKNEDERKQSRQTKVCSKAPPSKRPFWGNTASGYNLGHVKSNIMKKAKIDLLKSQEVKNLTAIKRNTIHKSSSVPTPKRTGLSANAPSTSRSIPYGGRNLTETKRNTIQKSFSISAPKRTGLTVNSPPISRSIPSGGQRLPPRKMNSVPGTAPSTSKNAASRQKNI; encoded by the exons ATGTTGTTTGAGGGGCATACCAGGAAACCACCTTCGCTTGTTGATCTTTGCGTTAGGAAAGCCATTGATAATGTAAAGTACATTGGATATGTTGGTGGAGTTGATCTTCATCTCCTTGAACAGATTATGCAACACTGTACACTGGAACAGCTGAAGCACATTGAGGATTCTACTCAA gACACAGATCTTAGTCCAGTCACCGATAATTTTTGGAAGGGATTCTATGAGAAGCACTTTGGTGAAGAGGCCTTGAATGACACTATGGAGGGGATGAAGCGGAATAAAGTTAATTTCAAATGGAGGGATTTATATgag GCTAAGGTTATAAGCGTGCAAGAGAAGGAAAAGGAAGTTGTTGATCGACTGAAACAACGTTACAAGAACGAAGATGAAA gAAAACAAAGTCGACAAACTAAGGTCTGCTCCAAAGCTCCTCCAAGCAAGAGACCATTTTGGG GTAATACTGCATCAGGTTACAATCTTGGGCATGTGAAGAGCAATATCATGAAAAAGGCAAAAATAGATCTGTTGAAGAG CCAAGAAGTGAAAAATCTTACTGCCATTAAAAGGAACACGATTCATAAGAGTTCCAG TGTTCCTACTCCAAAGAGGACTGGCTTATCTGCGAATGCGCCTTCAACTTCGAGAAGCATTCCTTATGGTGGACGAAATCTTACTGAAACTAAAAGGAACACGATTCAAAAGAGTTTCAG TATTTCTGCTCCAAAGAGGACTGGCTTAACCGTAAATTCGCCTCCAATTTCAAGAAGCATCCCTTCTGGTGGACAAAGGCTACCTCCAAGGAAGATGAACAGCGTTCCTGGAACTGCTCCTTCAACTTCGAAAAATGCAGCCTCcagacaaaaaaacatataa
- the LOC104793206 gene encoding citrate synthase 3, peroxisomal, whose translation MELSDRVRARLAVLSAHLTEGKQDSPAIERYCTSADTSVAAAPHGSLKGSLTIVDERTGKKYKVPVSEDGTVKAVDLKKIATGKEDKGLKLYDPGYLNTAPVRSSISYIDGDEGILRYRGYPIEEMAENSTFLEVAYLLMYGNLPSESQLSDWEFAVSQHSAVPQGVLDIIQSMPHDAHPMGVLVSAMSALSIFHPDANPALRGQDIYDSKQVRDKQIIRIIGKAPTIAAAAYLRMAGRPPVLPSGNLSYAENFLYMLDSLGNRSYKPNPRLARVLDILFILHAEHEMNCSTAAARHLASSGVDVYTAVAGAVGALYGPLHGGANEAVLKMLAEIGTVENIPEFIEGVKNRKRKMSGFGHRVYKNYDPRAKVIKNLADEVFSIVGKDPLIEVAVALEKAALSDDYFVKRKLYPNVDFYSGLIYRAMGFPPEFFTVLFAIPRMAGYLSHWKESLDDPDTKIMRPQQVYTGVWLRHYTPVRERIMTDESKESDKLGQVSTSNATRRRLAGTSD comes from the exons ATGGAATTATCAGATAGAGTTAGAGCTCGACTAGCTGTTCTCTCAGCTCATTTGACTGAAGGAAAACAGGATTCTCCGGCGATCGAGCGATATTGCACGTCGGCGGATACGAGTGTCGCCGCCGCACCCCATGGATCACTTAAAGGAAGCCTGACGATCGTAGACGAACGTACCGGGAAGAAATACAAAGTTCCGGTCTCAGAGGATGGTACTGTTAAAGCCGTTGATCTCAAAAAG ATAGCGACGGGGAAGGAAGATAAGGGGCTTAAATTATACGACCCTGGTTACTTGAACACGGCACCTGTTCGCTCTTCGATATCTTACATCGATGGAGATGAAGGTATCCTCCGTTATCGTGGCTACCCTATTGAGGAAATGGCTGAGAACAGCACTTTTCTGGAGGTTGCTTATCTTCTCA tgTATGGGAATCTGCCCTCTGAAAGTCAACTATCTGATTGGGAGTTTGCAGTTTCTCAGCATTCAGCTGTGCCACAAGGAGTATTA GACATTATACAGTCCATGCCTCATGATGCACACCCAATGGGAGTTCTCGTGAGTGCAATGAGTGCGCTTTCCATCTTTCATCCTGATGCAAATCCTGCTCTTAGG GGCCAGGATATTTACGATTCAAAACAAGTTAGAGATAAACAAATTATTCGCATTATTGGAAAG GCACCAACAATTGCAGCAGCTGCTTATTTGAGGATGGCAGGGAGGCCTCCTGTTCTTCCTTCAGGCAACCTTTCTTATGCAGAGAATTTCCTCTATATGCTGGATTCCCT GGGAAATAGATCATATAAACCTAATCCTCGGCTGGCTCGGGTTTTAGACATCCTCTTCATACTGCATGCTGAGCATGAAATGAACTGCTCCACTGCTGCTGCTCGACATCTGGCCTCTAG CGGTGTTGATGTGTACACTGCTGTTGCTGGAGCTGTGGGAGCGCTTTACGGTCCACTTCATGGTGGTGCAAACGAG GCTGTGCTTAAAATGTTGGCAGAGATTGGGACTGTTGAAAATATTCCAGAGTTCATCGAGGGTGTGAAAAACAG gaagaggaagatgtctGGTTTTGGACACCGTGTGTACAAAAACTATGACCCTCGAGCTAAAGTCATCAAGAACCTGGCTGATGAAGTATTTTCCATTGTTGGAAAGGATCCACTAATTGAG GTTGCTGTTGCACTTGAGAAGGCAGCTCTCTCTGACGATTACTTTGTTAAGAGAAAGCTTTATCCAAATGTTGATTTCTACTCTGGATTAATATACAG GGCAATGGGATTTCCACCAGAGTTCTTCACGGTCTTATTCGCGATTCCTCGCATGGCTGGATACTTGTCCCATTGGAAAGAGTCGTTGGATGATCCTGACACCAAGATCATGAGACCACAACAG GTGTACACGGGCGTGTGGCTGAGGCATTACACACcagtgagagagagaattaTGACGGATGAGTCGAAGGAGTCAGACAAATTGGGTCAAGTCTCGACTTCAAATGCAACAAGAAGACGTTTGGCTGGAACTTCAGATTAG
- the LOC104793207 gene encoding protein TOO MANY MOUTHS-like, whose translation MTMKRALPSPSSLLFFLLITSLFPCQGNRVSASMPSSESETLFKIMESMSSDQQWRQSHPNPCAPGSSWPGIECKTGPDHLSHVSRLDFGSAPNPSCKPSASFPSSIFSLPFLQSVFFFNCFTHFPTTIIFPIKLLPNSSLQQLSLRSNPSLSGQIPPRISTLKSLQILTLSQNRLTGDIPPAVFSLKSLVHLDLSYNKLTGKIPLQLGNLNSLVGLDLSYNSLTGTIPPTISQLSMLQKLDLSSNSLFGRIPEGVEKLRSLSFMALSKNKLKGAFPKGISKLQSLQYFIMDNNPMSVALPVELGFLPKLQELQLENSGYSGVIPDSYTKLMNLSSLSLANNRVTGEIPSGFESLPHVFHLNLSRNLLIGVVPFDSSFLRRLSKNLDLSGNRGLCLKPEDEFSVVKTGVDVCGKNITSGGAGALMQHPKKKSQATSSRYYRSCFFSSALFQFALFLGLHQRLVL comes from the coding sequence ATGACGATGAAGAGAGCTTTACCATCTCCTTCCTCACTGCTCTTCTTTCTCCTGATAACATCACTCTTCCCCTGTCAAGGAAACAGAGTCTCTGCCTCAATGCCTTCATCTGAGTCAGAAACTCTCTTCAAGATCATGGAGTCAATGTCGTCTGATCAACAATGGCGTCAGTCACACCCAAACCCTTGCGCACCTGGCTCATCTTGGCCAGGCATTGAGTGCAAAACCGGTCCAGACCACTTGTCACACGTCTCTCGACTCGATTTCGGCTCTGCTCCAAACCCTTCTTGTAAACCCTCTGCTTCTttcccttcttcaatcttctctctcccttttcttcaatcagtcttcttcttcaactgcTTCACTCACTTCCCAACCACAATCATCTTCCCTATTAAGCTCCTCCCCAACTCCTCTCTTCAACAGCTTAGCCTCAGATCAAACCCTTCTCTCTCAGGCCAAATCCCTCCTCGCATCTCTACTCTCAAATCTTTACAAATCCTCACCCTCTCGCAAAACCGGTTAACCGGAGATATCCCTCCGGCGGTTTTCTCACTGAAAAGCCTCGTACATCTCGATCTCAGCTACAACAAGCTCACAGGTAAAATTCCTCTGCAACTGGGGAATCTCAATAGCCTCGTCGGCTTAGATTTAAGCTACAATTCGTTAACCGGTACAATCCCTCCAACGATCTCGCAACTGAGTATGCTTCAGAAACTCGACCTGAGCTCGAACTCTCTCTTCGGAAGAATCCCAGAAGGAGTAGAAAAGCTTCGTTCTTTATCATTCATGGCGTTaagcaaaaacaaactcaaaggAGCTTTTCCAAAAGGAATCTCGAAACTTCAGAGTTTGCAGTACTTCATAATGGATAACAACCCAATGTCCGTTGCTCTCCCCGTTGAGTTAGGGTTCCTACCTAAACTCCAAGAGCTCCAACTCGAGAATTCAGGATACTCCGGCGTGATCCCGGATAGTTACACCAAGCTCATGAACCTTAGCTCGTTGTCTCTGGCTAACAACAGAGTAACCGGGGAGATCCCATCTGGGTTTGAGTCTTTGCCTCACGTTTTCCATCTGAACCTCAGCAGGAACTTACTGATCGGCGTCGTGCCGTTCGACTCGAGTTTCCTAAGACGGTTGAgtaaaaatttggatttgagCGGGAACAGAGGGTTGTGTCTGAAGCCAGAGGATGAGTTCAGTGTCGTTAAGACTGGAGTTGATGTCTGCGGGAAGAATATTACTAGTGGTGGAGCTGGAGCGTTGATGCAGCATCCAAAGAAGAAATCACAAGCTACTTCCTCTCGGTATTATAGATCTTGTTTCTTCTCAAGTGCTCTGTTTcagtttgctctgtttctgggGTTACATCAACGATTGGTTCTCTAA
- the LOC104793208 gene encoding serine/threonine-protein phosphatase 5-like isoform X1: protein MESKNENSDVLHAEEFKNQANEAFKGHKFSSAIVLYTKAIELNGNNAVYWANRAFAHTKLEEYGSAIQDASKAIEVDSKYSKGYYRRGAAYLAMGKFKDALKDFQQVKRLSPNDPDATRKLRECEKAVMKLKFEEAISVPVSERRSVAESVDFHTIGNKPRSSFMPTKTALAAVVAAVMVVAVRGFATTEILMVLVSVVLGAFWWGSSGKVEPQYSGARIEGEEISLDFVKTMMEDFKNQKTLHKRYAYQIVLQTRQILLALPSLIDISVPNGKHITVCGDVHGQFYDLLNIFELNGLPSEENPYLFNGDFVDRGSFSVEIILTLFAFKCMSPSSIYLARGNHESKSMNKIYGFEGEVRSKLSEKFVDLFAEVFCYLPLAHVINGKVFVVHGGLFSVDGVKLSDIRAIDRFCEPPEEGLMCELLWSDPQPLPGRGPSKRGVGLSFGGDVTKRFLQDNNLELLVRSHEVKDEGYEVEHDGKLITVFSAPNYCDQMGNKGAFIRFEAPDMKPNIVTFSAVPHPDVKPMAYANNFLRMFN from the exons ATGGAGTCTAAGAATGAGAATTCTGATGTTTTACACGCCGAGGAGTTCAAAAATCAGGCTAACGAAGCTTTCAAAG GTCACAAATTCTCCAGTGCTATTGTTCTATATACAAAAGCTATTGAACTCAACGGTAACAACGCTGTGTATTGGGCAAACCGTGCATTTGCTCACACGAAACTGGAGGAATATGGCAGTGCTATACAGGATGCATCAAAGGCCATTGAAGTTGATTCAAAATACTCTAAG GGCTATTACAGGCGTGGTGCTGCATATCTTGCCATGGGAAAATTTAAGGACGCCTTGAAGGATTTCCAACAG gtaAAAAGGCTTTCTCCTAATGACCCCGATGCCACAAGAAAGCTAAGAGAATGTGAGAAAGCAGTGATGAAACTCAAATTTGAAGAAGCAATCTCCGTACCAGTATCCGAAAGGCGTTCAGTAGCTGAATCCGTTGACTTCCACACAATAG GGAACAAACCCAGATCATCGTTCATGCCCACCAAAACGGCTTTAGCAGCAGTTGTTGCAGCAGTAATGGTGGTGGCGGTCCGGGGATTTGCCACAACTGAGATACTCATGGTGTTGGTTTCGGTGGTATTAGGGGCATTTTGGTGGGGTAGCTCTGGTA AGGTTGAGCCACAGTATTCTGGAGCTAGGATTGAGGGAGAGGAAATTTCCTTGGATTTTGTGAAAACGATGATGGAAGAtttcaagaaccaaaaaacattgcataaacg GTATGCGTATCAAATCGTTTTACAAACAAGACAAATCTTGCTAGCACTGCCGTCTCTTATCGACATTAGTGTTCCAAATGGCAAACATATCACTGTATGTGGTGATGTGCATGGTCAG TTCTATGATCTACTAAATATCTTCGAGCTCAATGGCCTCCCTTCTGAGGAGAATCCATACCTCTTCAATGGTGACTTTGTGGACAGAGGCTCATTCTCTGTTGAGATCATCCTCACACTCTTTGCTTTCAAGTGCATGTCCCCATCAT CCATATATCTAGCCAGAGGAAACCATGAAAGCAAGAGCATGaataaaatttatggttttgagGGCGAGGTTCGATCCAAGTTGAGTGAAAAATTTGTGGATCTCTTTGCTGAGGTTTTCTGTTACCTACCGTTGGCTCATGTTATAAATGGGAAGGTCTTTGTGGTACATGGAGGTCTGTTCAGTGTTGATGGTGTGAAACTGTCAGACATCAGAGCTATCGACCGTTTCTGTGAGCCTCCAGAGGAAG GGCTAATGTGTGAACTTTTGTGGAGCGATCCTCAACCTCTGCCTGGAAGAGGCCCAAGCAAGCGAGGGGTTGGTCTATCGTTCGGTGGAGACGTGACAAAGAGGTTTTTGCAAGATAATAATCTAG AGTTGCTGGTCCGCTCACATGAAGTAAAAGATGAAGGCTATGAGGTTGAGCATGACGGTAAACTCATCACTGTCTTCTCTGCCCCAAATTACTGTGATCAG ATGGGCAATAAGGGGGCTTTCATTCGTTTTGAAGCTCCTGATATGAAGCCAAATATTGTTACATTCTCAGCAGTG CCTCACCCGGATGTGAAGCCAATGGCATATGCAAACAATTTTCTCAGGATGTTCAACTAA
- the LOC104793208 gene encoding serine/threonine-protein phosphatase 5-like isoform X2 encodes MESKNENSDVLHAEEFKNQANEAFKGHKFSSAIVLYTKAIELNGNNAVYWANRAFAHTKLEEYGSAIQDASKAIEVDSKYSKGYYRRGAAYLAMGKFKDALKDFQQVKRLSPNDPDATRKLRECEKAVMKLKFEEAISVPVSERRSVAESVDFHTIEVEPQYSGARIEGEEISLDFVKTMMEDFKNQKTLHKRYAYQIVLQTRQILLALPSLIDISVPNGKHITVCGDVHGQFYDLLNIFELNGLPSEENPYLFNGDFVDRGSFSVEIILTLFAFKCMSPSSIYLARGNHESKSMNKIYGFEGEVRSKLSEKFVDLFAEVFCYLPLAHVINGKVFVVHGGLFSVDGVKLSDIRAIDRFCEPPEEGLMCELLWSDPQPLPGRGPSKRGVGLSFGGDVTKRFLQDNNLELLVRSHEVKDEGYEVEHDGKLITVFSAPNYCDQMGNKGAFIRFEAPDMKPNIVTFSAVPHPDVKPMAYANNFLRMFN; translated from the exons ATGGAGTCTAAGAATGAGAATTCTGATGTTTTACACGCCGAGGAGTTCAAAAATCAGGCTAACGAAGCTTTCAAAG GTCACAAATTCTCCAGTGCTATTGTTCTATATACAAAAGCTATTGAACTCAACGGTAACAACGCTGTGTATTGGGCAAACCGTGCATTTGCTCACACGAAACTGGAGGAATATGGCAGTGCTATACAGGATGCATCAAAGGCCATTGAAGTTGATTCAAAATACTCTAAG GGCTATTACAGGCGTGGTGCTGCATATCTTGCCATGGGAAAATTTAAGGACGCCTTGAAGGATTTCCAACAG gtaAAAAGGCTTTCTCCTAATGACCCCGATGCCACAAGAAAGCTAAGAGAATGTGAGAAAGCAGTGATGAAACTCAAATTTGAAGAAGCAATCTCCGTACCAGTATCCGAAAGGCGTTCAGTAGCTGAATCCGTTGACTTCCACACAATAG AGGTTGAGCCACAGTATTCTGGAGCTAGGATTGAGGGAGAGGAAATTTCCTTGGATTTTGTGAAAACGATGATGGAAGAtttcaagaaccaaaaaacattgcataaacg GTATGCGTATCAAATCGTTTTACAAACAAGACAAATCTTGCTAGCACTGCCGTCTCTTATCGACATTAGTGTTCCAAATGGCAAACATATCACTGTATGTGGTGATGTGCATGGTCAG TTCTATGATCTACTAAATATCTTCGAGCTCAATGGCCTCCCTTCTGAGGAGAATCCATACCTCTTCAATGGTGACTTTGTGGACAGAGGCTCATTCTCTGTTGAGATCATCCTCACACTCTTTGCTTTCAAGTGCATGTCCCCATCAT CCATATATCTAGCCAGAGGAAACCATGAAAGCAAGAGCATGaataaaatttatggttttgagGGCGAGGTTCGATCCAAGTTGAGTGAAAAATTTGTGGATCTCTTTGCTGAGGTTTTCTGTTACCTACCGTTGGCTCATGTTATAAATGGGAAGGTCTTTGTGGTACATGGAGGTCTGTTCAGTGTTGATGGTGTGAAACTGTCAGACATCAGAGCTATCGACCGTTTCTGTGAGCCTCCAGAGGAAG GGCTAATGTGTGAACTTTTGTGGAGCGATCCTCAACCTCTGCCTGGAAGAGGCCCAAGCAAGCGAGGGGTTGGTCTATCGTTCGGTGGAGACGTGACAAAGAGGTTTTTGCAAGATAATAATCTAG AGTTGCTGGTCCGCTCACATGAAGTAAAAGATGAAGGCTATGAGGTTGAGCATGACGGTAAACTCATCACTGTCTTCTCTGCCCCAAATTACTGTGATCAG ATGGGCAATAAGGGGGCTTTCATTCGTTTTGAAGCTCCTGATATGAAGCCAAATATTGTTACATTCTCAGCAGTG CCTCACCCGGATGTGAAGCCAATGGCATATGCAAACAATTTTCTCAGGATGTTCAACTAA
- the LOC104793210 gene encoding HVA22-like protein f, whose amino-acid sequence MGSYANVSTEKFPLKEEIDRVKRITQKMGVIIVIAKRIDALIGPGVMLLYPLYASFRAIESPTMLDDQQWLTYWIIYSLITIFELSVWRILAWLPFWPYLKLLFCMWLVLPMFSGAAYIYSNFVRQYVKIGMNVGGGANYTDEQRRVLQMMSLDARKSVQDYVDRFGWDSVEKAIKAAEKETRRH is encoded by the exons ATGGGTTCATATGCTAACGTATCAACAG AGAAGTTTCCATTGAAAGAAGAGATAGACAGAGTAAAAAGAATTACTCAAAAAATGGGTGTCATTATTGTGATTGCAAAACGTATTGATGCTCTCATTGG GCCTGGAGTCATGCTTCTATATCCTCT GTATGCATCGTTTCGAGCAATAGAGAGTCCAACAATGTTAGATGATCAACAATGGCTAACATATTGGATCATTTACTCCTTAATAACAATATTCGAGCTATCCGTTTGGAGGATCCTTGCCtg GCTACCATTCTGGCCATACTTGAAGCTTTTGTTCTGTATGTGGTTGGTGCTACCAATGTTTAGTGGTGCAGCCTACATTTACTCCAATTTCGTTAGACAATACGTCAAAATTGGGATGAATGTTGGGGGAGGAGCTAATTATACAGATGAACAGAGAAGAGTTTTACAGATGATGAGTCTTGATGCTAGAAAATCGGTTCAAGATTATGTTGACCGGTTCGGATGGGATTCTGTTGAGAAAGCAATTAAAGCG GCtgaaaaggaaacaagaagGCATTGA
- the LOC104793211 gene encoding agamous-like MADS-box protein AGL5 isoform X2, whose translation MEGGASSNDVAESSKKIGRGKIEIKRIENTTNRQVTFCKRRNGLLKKAYELSVLCDAEVALVIFSTRGRLYEYANNSVRGTIERYKKACSDAVNPPSVTEANTQYYQQEASKLRRQIRDIQNLNRHILGESLGSLNFKELKNLESRLEKGISRVRSKKHEMLVAEIEYMQKREIELQNDNMYLRSKITERAGLQQQESGAIHQGTVYESGVTSSHHSEQYNRNYIPVNLLEPNQNSSNHDQPPLQLV comes from the exons ATGGAGGGTGGTGCGAGTAGTAATGATGTAGCAGAGAGCAGCAAGAAGATAGGGAGAGGGAAGATAGAGATCAAGAGGATAGAGAACACTACGAATCGTCAAGTTACTTTCTGCAAACGACGCAATGGTTTGCTCAAGAAAGCTTACGAGCTCTCTGTCTTGTGTGACGCTGAGGTCGCTCTTGTCATCTTCTCCACTCGAGGCCGTCTCTACGAGTACGCCAACAACAG TGTGAGAGGAACAATAGAAAGGTATAAGAAAGCTTGCTCCGACGCCGTTAACCCTCCTTCAGTCACCGAAGCTAATACTCAG TACTATCAGCAAGAGGCGTCTAAACTTCGGAGACAGATTCGGGACATTCAGAATCTGAACAGACACATTCTTGGTGAATCTCTTGGTTCCTTGAACTTTAAGGAACTCAAGAACCTTGAAAGTAGGCTTGAGAAAGGAATCAGTCGTGTCCGCTCCAAGAAG CACGAGATGTTAGTTGCAGAGATTGAATACATGCAAAAAAGG GAAATCGAGCTGCAAAACGATAACATGTATCTCCGCTCCAAG ATAACTGAAAGGGCAGGACTACAACAGCAGGAATCGGGTGCGATACATCAAGGGACGGTTTACGAGTCAGGTGTGACTTCTTCTCACCACTCGGAGCAGTATAACCGGAATTATATTCCGGTTAACCTTCTTGAACCGAACCAGAATTCTTCCAACCACGACCAGCCACCTCTGCAACTTGTTTAA
- the LOC104793211 gene encoding agamous-like MADS-box protein AGL5 isoform X1: MEGGASSNDVAESSKKIGRGKIEIKRIENTTNRQVTFCKRRNGLLKKAYELSVLCDAEVALVIFSTRGRLYEYANNSVRGTIERYKKACSDAVNPPSVTEANTQYYQQEASKLRRQIRDIQNLNRHILGESLGSLNFKELKNLESRLEKGISRVRSKKHEMLVAEIEYMQKRVKEIELQNDNMYLRSKITERAGLQQQESGAIHQGTVYESGVTSSHHSEQYNRNYIPVNLLEPNQNSSNHDQPPLQLV, encoded by the exons ATGGAGGGTGGTGCGAGTAGTAATGATGTAGCAGAGAGCAGCAAGAAGATAGGGAGAGGGAAGATAGAGATCAAGAGGATAGAGAACACTACGAATCGTCAAGTTACTTTCTGCAAACGACGCAATGGTTTGCTCAAGAAAGCTTACGAGCTCTCTGTCTTGTGTGACGCTGAGGTCGCTCTTGTCATCTTCTCCACTCGAGGCCGTCTCTACGAGTACGCCAACAACAG TGTGAGAGGAACAATAGAAAGGTATAAGAAAGCTTGCTCCGACGCCGTTAACCCTCCTTCAGTCACCGAAGCTAATACTCAG TACTATCAGCAAGAGGCGTCTAAACTTCGGAGACAGATTCGGGACATTCAGAATCTGAACAGACACATTCTTGGTGAATCTCTTGGTTCCTTGAACTTTAAGGAACTCAAGAACCTTGAAAGTAGGCTTGAGAAAGGAATCAGTCGTGTCCGCTCCAAGAAG CACGAGATGTTAGTTGCAGAGATTGAATACATGCAAAAAAGGGTAAAA GAAATCGAGCTGCAAAACGATAACATGTATCTCCGCTCCAAG ATAACTGAAAGGGCAGGACTACAACAGCAGGAATCGGGTGCGATACATCAAGGGACGGTTTACGAGTCAGGTGTGACTTCTTCTCACCACTCGGAGCAGTATAACCGGAATTATATTCCGGTTAACCTTCTTGAACCGAACCAGAATTCTTCCAACCACGACCAGCCACCTCTGCAACTTGTTTAA